In a genomic window of Mycolicibacterium neoaurum VKM Ac-1815D:
- a CDS encoding MCE family protein, translating into MAQSDAKRSHVRIAAAILATIVVVAVALTYLFFTAAFTATDTVTVTSQRAGLVMERDAKVKYRGIQIGKVASIEYAGDQAKLTLSIDRSQMRFIPSNADVKIGGTTVFGAKSVEFLPPEDPRGTTLQAGTNIQASAVQLEVNTLFQTLTDVLHKVDPVNLNATVTALGEGLRGNGEDLGVAMSGLNSYLAQLNPKLPAVQDDLRKTAVVAGIYGDAGPDLASIFDNAPRVAQPIVDEQDSLNAALLAATGLAQNGTATLEPAADDYIAAIQRLRAPLKVVGDYSPVIGCTLQGTAKAIDTFAPVIGGIRPGLFVAANFLPGAPAYTYPESLPIVNASGGPNCRGLPDIPGKQLGGSWYHTQFLVTDNAYVPYQPNTEVQFNAPSTLQFLFNGAFAERDDF; encoded by the coding sequence ATGGCGCAAAGTGATGCCAAGCGCAGTCATGTGCGGATCGCCGCCGCGATCCTGGCCACCATTGTCGTGGTCGCGGTCGCGCTGACTTATCTGTTCTTCACTGCGGCGTTCACCGCCACAGATACCGTGACCGTCACATCGCAGCGGGCGGGCCTGGTGATGGAGCGCGATGCCAAGGTCAAGTACCGCGGGATCCAGATCGGCAAGGTCGCCAGTATCGAATACGCCGGGGATCAGGCCAAGCTCACGTTGTCGATCGACCGCAGCCAGATGCGGTTCATCCCGTCGAACGCGGACGTGAAGATCGGCGGTACCACCGTCTTCGGCGCGAAATCGGTGGAGTTCCTGCCGCCAGAGGATCCGCGCGGAACCACCCTGCAGGCCGGGACCAACATCCAGGCCTCCGCAGTCCAGCTCGAGGTCAACACGCTGTTCCAGACGCTGACCGATGTACTGCACAAGGTCGACCCGGTCAATCTGAACGCCACCGTCACCGCGCTCGGTGAGGGCTTGCGCGGTAACGGTGAGGATCTCGGTGTCGCGATGTCCGGGCTGAACAGCTATCTTGCCCAACTCAATCCCAAGCTGCCCGCGGTGCAGGACGATCTACGCAAGACCGCCGTCGTCGCGGGGATTTACGGCGACGCCGGCCCCGATCTCGCCAGTATCTTCGACAATGCGCCACGGGTGGCGCAGCCGATTGTCGACGAGCAGGACAGCCTCAATGCCGCGCTGCTGGCCGCCACCGGCCTGGCCCAGAACGGCACCGCCACCTTGGAACCCGCGGCCGATGACTACATCGCCGCGATTCAGCGGCTGCGTGCGCCGCTCAAAGTTGTCGGCGACTACTCACCGGTCATCGGTTGCACCCTGCAGGGCACCGCGAAGGCGATCGACACCTTCGCGCCGGTGATCGGCGGTATCCGGCCCGGTCTGTTCGTCGCGGCCAACTTCCTGCCGGGGGCCCCGGCCTATACATATCCGGAGAGCCTGCCGATCGTGAACGCCTCGGGCGGGCCCAACTGCCGTGGCCTGCCGGATATTCCGGGCAAGCAGCTCGGCGGGTCCTGGTATCACACCCAGTTCTTGGTGACAGATAACGCTTACGTGCCGTATCAGCCCAACACCGAAGTGCAGTTCAACGCGCCGTCCACGCTGCAGTTCCTGTTCAACGGTGCCTTCGCGGAACGGGATGATTTCTGA